Proteins from a single region of Ogataea parapolymorpha DL-1 chromosome IV, whole genome shotgun sequence:
- a CDS encoding Subunit of the SAGA transcriptional regulatory complex but not present in SAGA-like complex SLIK/SAL — MNSNDIFDEDIDLNEEEDDEEEEVDEPSVPDDQEEDDQDDDEEGDEDEDEEEDGEGDDDEAEMDVDEQEPSQEQSVAEVDENGTDKPAEKQSEEKSTVSVRQSLIERARSLNVLEIYPIVAIPYSSPVHSIALTKGPRWLFTGGEDGFIRKFDLFGSVEGKSPLTSAQKHQLVDSISYGGMLCSYWENEQPYYKDELLTELASEQLKNSKAKTKKPVNTTITTFEPRMSPVYSLAVQSDSHWLLSGLKSGGITLQSVRFNEGAIQYYFKHGKSEHSHSDTVSCLQLNNDEKRFLSGSWDMKILEWDLNTGKTINLFNKSKGQISHIEYRPVGGVDLPINQGDDDMDSLFGDDDEDAKKQQEEHSSIKQDIEKIQHDAAQTGIATAIQRSDHVFLSSAVNGTVNVWDSRLPTASNDVSTISILPGSTPWCMSAVWSNDGNSIYVGRRNAVVEEYDIRRTGEVKQQIKFPLASGPISVVKTLPNDNYLLCGCQDNIRLYDLRLSNSAQSDEPSKKRKKIPFMIVPGHNGGILSDLYVDPTCRFMVSSSGNRGWQGKASDYVFIYEILGT; from the coding sequence ATGAACTCTAACGACATATTCGACGAGGATATCGACTTAaacgaggaagaggacgacgaagaagaagaagtcgATGAGCCATCTGTGCCCGATGAtcaggaggaagacgatcaggacgatgatgaggaaggagatgaggacgaggacgaggaagaagacggCGAAGgtgacgacgacgaagcAGAAATGGACGTCGATGAGCAAGAGCCTTCGCAGGAGCAATCCGTTGCGGAAGTTGACGAGAATGGGACAGATAAGCCTGCAGAGAAACAATCAGAAGAGAAATCAACAGTCAGCGTGCGACAGTCGTTGATAGAGCGTGCGCGCAGCCTGAACGTGCTGGAGATCTACCCCATCGTTGCAATTCCGTACTCTTCTCCAGTGCACTCAATCGCGCTTACCAAGGGTCCTCGATGGCTTTTCACCGGCGGAGAGGATGGATTCATTCGAAAATTCGACCTCTTTGGGTCGGTTGAAGGAAAGTCACCGCTCACTTCTGCCCAGAAGCACCAATTGGTGGATTCCATTTCCTACGGAGGAATGCTCTGCTCGTATTGGGAGAATGAGCAGCCATACTACAAGGACGAACTGCTGACGGAGCTGGCTTCggagcagctgaaaaactcgaAGGCCAAGACGAAAAAACCTGTTAACACGACAATCACCACTTTTGAGCCACGTATGTCTCCCGTGTACTCGCTGGCGGTGCAGTCGGACTCGCATTGGCTGCTAAGCGGTTTGAAGAGTGGTGGCATCACTCTCCAAAGCGTGCGCTTCAACGAGGGTGCAATCCAATATTATTTCAAGCACGGCAAGTCCGAGCACTCGCATAGCGACACCGTCTCGTGTTTGcagctcaacaacgacGAAAAGCGCTTTTTGAGTGGATCCTGGGACATGAAAATTCTCGAATGGGATCTCAACACGGGCAAGACCATCAATCTATTCAATAAGTCCAAAGGACAGATCTCGCACATAGAATATAGACCTGTTGGCGGAGTGGACCTGCCGATAAATCAGGGAGATGACGACATGGACTCGCTTTTTGGagatgacgatgaggaTGCCAAGAAGCAGCAGGAAGAACACAGCTCGATTAAACAGGACATTGAGAAGATCCAGCACGATGCCGCCCAGACGGGTATAGCTACTGCAATCCAGCGGTCTGATCACGTGTTCCTCTCGTCGGCGGTCAACGGCACCGTCAATGTGTGGGACTCGCGGCTGCCGACAGCGTCGAACGACGTGTCGACCATCAGCATACTGCCAGGATCTACGCCGTGGTGCATGTCTGCTGTGTGGTCGAACGACGGCAACTCGATCTACGTGGGCCGACGTAACGCCGTGGTGGAGGAATACGATATTCGGCGAACAGGTGAGGTCAAGCAGCAAATCAAGTTCCCTCTTGCGTCGGGCCCTATCAGCGTGGTCAAGACGCTACCAAATGATAATTACCTACTCTGCGGATGTCAAGACAACATTCGACTTTACGATTTGCGGCTCTCCAACAGCGCGCAGTCAGACGAGCCTtcgaagaagaggaaaaaaataccGTTCATGATTGTCCCCGGACACAACGGCGGAATCTTGAGCGATCTCTACGTCGACCCTACATGTCGATTCATGGTGAGCTCGAGCGGAAATAGGGGCTGGCAGGGCAAAGCAAGCGACTATGTTTTCATCTATGAGATACTGGGAACTTGA
- a CDS encoding Carnitine O-acetyltransferase, mitochondrial, whose amino-acid sequence MFKTLRMTVRHKSGTAKGSLFKYQDRLPSLPVPPLIKTLERYKRSIQPYYVRGASDPEYLRYCSVIDDFAKTQGPKLQQKLEQFATDKRNWLSHWWDDYAYLTYRDPVSPFVSYFFHHKELNSKIGKDQVTKAACLASKAIDFMEAIEKETLEPELIKNNPFCMESFKWMFNNCRVPEPDRDANPRFSPEQNRYMIVIANNRFYKLLHHVDGERVGLADLAANIQAIRTHSDTLPPVKNAVGALTSTDRDVWATNYAELAKSPVNKQSLRAIQASSFVLCLDDDYPTTIEQQSRNAWHGNGTNRWFDKPVQFFVSRNGTSGFLGEHSKMDGTPTLRMNDWLVRELEKMQPPEDTYSTPLFRELQFDVSAKTQTAIEEAKASFDKTVDALDLRVWQFHGLGKSHIKLFKASPDAFIQMLIQLAYYKYTGTVRPTYESASTRKYFAGRTETCRSVSNESLHFVRTWEDVSATKEQKIAAFRDAVSAHVEYITAASDGHGVDRHLFGLAQMCEEEKHDFFKDPIFAYSSYWYLSTSQLSSEQFNGYGWAPVVPEGLGLAYMVNNDWLHVNVTVFKNNQLGLEADKMVYYLGLAARELKEALTSETIKAKL is encoded by the coding sequence ATGTTCAAGACTCTGCGGATGACTGTGAGGCACAAGTCCGGAACCGCAAAAGGCTCACTATTCAAGTACCAGGACCGGCTGCCGTCGCTGCCGGTGCCGCCTCTCATCAAGACTCTCGAACGGTACAAGAGGTCCATCCAGCCGTACTATGTGCGCGGAGCAAGCGACCCTGAATATCTGCGGTACTGCTCTGTGATTGACGATTTTGCAAAGACACAGGGTCCGAAGCTCCAGCAAAAGCTCGAGCAGTTTGCCACCGACAAACGCAACTGGCTCTCACATTGGTGGGACGATTATGCGTATCTCACCTACAGGGACCCTGTCTCGCCGTTTGTGTCCTACTTTTTCCACCACAAAGAGCTCAATTCCAAAATAGGCAAGGACCAAGTCACTAAGGCCGCATGTCTGGCATCAAAGGCAATTGACTTCATGGAGGCCATAGAGAAAGAGACACTGGAACccgagctgatcaaaaataaCCCTTTCTGTATGGAAAGCTTTAAGTGGATGTTTAACAATTGCAGGGTGCCGGAGCCAGACAGAGACGCAAATCCACGCTTCAGTCCCGAGCAAAACAGATACATGATAGTTATTGCAAACAACAGATTCTACAAACTGCTCCACCATGTGGACGGAGAGCGTGTTGGGCTGGCAGATCTCGCTGCCAACATCCAGGCCATTAGGACTCACTCAGACACACTGCCGCCGGTGAAGAATGCGGTCGGTGCGCTCACGTCCACAGACCGCGATGTGTGGGCTACAAACTATGCAGAGCTTGCGAAGAGCCCGGTAAACAAGCAGTCGTTGCGGGCAATTCAGGCGTCGTCGTTTGTGCTCTGTCTCGACGACGACTATCCAACAACGATCGAGCAGCAGTCTCGCAATGCGTGGCACGGCAACGGAACCAACAGGTGGTTCGACAAGCCAgtgcaattttttgtttctcGAAATGGCACATCAGGGTTCCTTGGTGAGCACTCCAAGATGGACGGCACTCCGACTCTCCGGATGAACGATTGGCTAgtgcgcgagctggaaaaaatgCAGCCTCCGGAGGACACATACAGTACACCGCTTTTCCGGGAACTTCAGTTTGATGTGTCTGCAAAAACACAAACCGCCATTGAGGAGGCCAAAGCATCTTTTGACAAAACTGTCGACGCATTGGACCTGCGTGTGTGGCAGTTCCACGGGCTCGGAAAATCGCATATCAAATTGTTCAAGGCATCGCCCGACGCGTTCATCCAGATGCTCATCCAGTTGGCCTATTACAAGTACACGGGCACTGTGAGACCCACGTATGAGTCTGCGTCCACGAGAAAATATTTTGCAGGCCGCACAGAAACGTGCCGGTCAGTTTCGAACGAGTCGTTACATTTTGTGAGAACGTGGGAGGACGTTTCGGCCACGAAGGAACAGAAGATCGCAGCTTTCCGCGAcgcagtttctgcgcaTGTCGAGTACATCACTGCTGCCTCTGACGGTCACGGAGTCGACAGACATCTGTTTGGTCTTGCGCAAATGTGTGAGGAGGAGAAACAtgactttttcaaagatccAATCTTTGCGTACTCGTCATACTGGTACCTGTCAACCTCCCAACTCAGTTCGGAACAATTCAACGGGTACGGTTGGGCGCCAGTCGTGCCAGAGGGTCTTGGACTTGCCTACATGGTGAACAATGACTGGCTGCATGTGAATGTGACAgtgttcaagaacaaccAGCTAGGGCTGGAGGCTGATAAGATGGTGTACTACCTCGGTTTGGCAGCTCGTGAGCTCAAAGAGGCCCTCACAAGCGAGACCATTAAGGCAAAACTCTAG
- a CDS encoding Vacuolar membrane protein that transits through the biosynthetic vacuolar protein sorting pathway, giving the protein MLFIFLLLAVAQAVHSPGVCAMYGSGGKKSLFGGNLPAPNNSAAPLLSAQDRSLLVSICGDTWEHEQYACCDGDQLNDLQTQLHKAEPLISSCPACKDNFFQLFCHFTCSANQSTFVNVTRTGTSLSGLPVVEEADVQVDAAMAAQFYDSCKNIKFSATNGYAMDLIGGGAKNYSQFLKFLGDEKPMLGGSPFQINFHTQNDSELVPLALAFHACDDEDENFRCACADCPGSCPSLPELKRQESCRVGVLPCFSFSVVLVYSLGLALYIGLYAVAVARTRSQTLFLDQLESPAFTGSDTELLEGSDDQFDNFDHYVAKDSYIVNNALEKWFAKLGLKCSQRPWLVIGLSLGASVLLSLFVLMIQLETNPVNLWVSPTSASYLERKVYDESFGPFYRTQQIFLANSTGDSVLQDYRAIEWWFAKEQEILALTAQVDNTTVAYDDLCFKPLGETCALESFTQYFYGDISQLPESSWQTKIQNCADSPVNCLPSFGQPLKPQLVFGGFSDSVLSAKALVITLLLNNNNDPHDPQIKNSLAWEAVLEKYLGELQVEARSHGLEVSFSTELSLEKELNKSTNSDIRIVVISYLVMFAYASIALGSGGQKHQMNVESGSPLAFLIRTRFGLGLVGIFIVLLSVVASAGFWSLFGLKSTLIIAEVIPFLVLAIGVDNIFLIANELHNCNHLNYNNDNIHVRISKTMAKIGPSIVLSTSCQFICFLLASSVGMPAVKNFALYCALAVVLNSALQLTAFVSVLSLDQQRVEDLRLDCLPFIKLDGNYRPVSLPEDTPDNQEGLSQLLEYSNDNIFNKFVHNYYAPLLFHRRVVKWSLVFFALLFGVSLSLLPGIELGFDQRIAIPSDSYLIDYFNAVYDYLEVGPPIYMVVSSLDVTKLENQQKLCGRFTTCDEYSLVNVMEQEYKRGELSTVSDPVTSWIDDFLLWLNPDLTDCCRLKKSNESEFCTPNMPSRQCAVCYEDKEWSFKMEGFPENEDFMRFFNEWIESPSDPCPLGGKAPYSSSILQDENRAIVRSAFRTSHVPLRSQNDFINAYHQSLRIVKEVKTRMNLDIFAYSPFYIFFTQYETIVSLTFRLLVSALILVFVTSSFLLGSFRNSTILVVNIVSILVNIGGAMVLGGISLNAVSLVNILICLGLSVEFSIHLVKAFNFTEDDAKSDPFSRAYNALIFIGGSTLSGITLTKFIGIIVLGFTRSKIFQIYYFRMWFSLIVLASIHSLVLLPLLLSIFGGKGYQVSSFANSNSPEVVRRLRQEENVS; this is encoded by the coding sequence ATGCTCTTTATATTCCTTCTTCTCGCAGTCGCACAGGCCGTGCACTCTCCAGGAGTGTGTGCGATGTACGGCTCCGGGGGCAAGAAATCGCTCTTTGGCGGCAACCTCCCGGCCCCGAACAACTCGGCGGCGCCGCTTCTGAGCGCACAAGACCGCTCGTTGCTGGTGTCCATTTGCGGCGACACTTGGGAACATGAGCAGTATGCCTGTTGTGACGGCGACCAGTTAAACGATCTTCAAACACAGCTCCACAAGGCAGAGCCCCTGATCAGCTCGTGTCCAGCCTGCAAGGACAATttcttccagctgtttTGCCACTTCACCTGTTCCGCAAACCAATCCACGTTTGTCAACGTGACAAGAACCGGCACGTCGCTGTCGGGCTTGCCAGTTGTGGAAGAGGCTGATGTGCAGGTGGACGCAGCAATGGCTGCGCAATTCTACGATTCGTGCAAAAACATCAAGTTCAGTGCCACTAATGGATACGCCATGGACCTTAttggaggaggagccaAAAACTACTCGCAATTTCTCAAGTTCTTAGGAGATGAGAAGCCGATGCTGGGCGGCTCGCCGTTCCAGATCAATTTTCACACGCAAAACGACTCCGAGCTGGTGCCGTTGGCGCTGGCGTTCCATGCTtgcgacgacgaagacgaaaaCTTCAGATGTGCCTGTGCAGACTGTCCCGGCTCGTGTCCCTCGCTGCCCGAGCTCAAACGACAAGAGTCCTGTCGGGTCGGCGTGCTCCCGTGCTTCTCATTTTCGGTTGTCTTGGTGTATTCGCTCGGTCTCGCCTTGTACATCGGGCTATACGCGGTAGCCGTGGCACGGACGCGTTCGCAGACGCTGTTCCTCGACCAGCTCGAGTCTCCGGCATTTACAGGTTCCGACacagagctgcttgagGGTTCAGATGACCAGTTTGACAACTTCGACCACTACGTGGCCAAGGACTCGTACATTGTCAACAATGCGCTGGAGAAATGGTTTGCCAAATTGGGCCTCAAGTGCTCGCAGAGACCGTGGCTGGTAATTGGCTTGTCGCTTGGCGCGTCGGTGCTGCTCTCGCTATTTGTGCTCATGATCCAGCTCGAGACTAACCCAGTCAACCTCTGGGTCAGCCCAACGTCCGCCTCGTACCTCGAACGCAAGGTGTACGACGAGAGTTTCGGTCCGTTTTACAGGACACAGCAGATCTTCCTGGCCAATAGCACTGGAGACTCTGTGCTCCAGGACTACAGAGCCATCGAATGGTGGTTTGCaaaggagcaggaaattCTTGCTTTGACAGCCCAGGTTGATAACACGACTGTCGCATACGACGACCTGTGTTTCAAGCCCCTGGGTGAGACCTGTGCGCTGGAGTCCTTCACACAGTACTTTTACGGTGACATCAGTCAGCTGCCCGAGAGCTCATGGCAGAccaagatccagaactGCGCAGACTCGCCCGTCAACTGCCTGCCCTCGTTCGGCCAGCCACTCAAGCCACAGCTTGTATTTGGTGGCTTTAGCGACTCTGTGTTGTCCGCCAAAGCGCTCGTGATCACGCTAttgctcaacaacaacaacgaTCCGCACGATCCTCAGATCAAGAACTCGTTGGCCTGGGAAGCCGTGCTGGAGAAGTATCTGGGCGAGCTGCAGGTTGAAGCACGTAGTCATGGACTCGAGGTTAGCTTCAGTACCGAACTCTCCCTCGAAAAGGAACTCAACAAGTCCACCAACAGCGACATCCGCATTGTCGTCATCTCGTACCTGGTGATGTTCGCGTACGCGTCGATTGCACTGGGGAGCGGTGGCCAGAAGCACCAGATGAACGTCGAGTCTGGCTCGCCGCTTGCATTTCTGATCCGCACGCGTTTTGGCCTCGGTCTAGTGGGTATCTTCATTGTGCTGCTCTCGGTGGTCGCGTCGGCCGGATTCTGGAGCCTGTTCGGCCTCAAGTCGACGCTCATCATTGCTGAGGTCATTCCGTTCCTTGTGCTGGCCATCGGCGTCGACAATATCTTCCTCATCGCCAACGAACTTCACAACTGCAACCACCTCAACTACAACAACGACAACATTCATGTGCGTATCTCCAAGACGATGGCCAAGATCGGACCCAGCATCGTTCTCAGCACCTCATGCCAGTTCAtctgctttcttcttgccagTTCCGTCGGGATGCCGGCCGTCAAGAACTTTGCACTATACTGCGCTCTCGCTGTCGTACTCAACTCGGCGCTGCAGCTTACTGCgtttgtttctgtgctcTCTCTGGACCAGCAACGTGTCGAAGACCTGCGTTTGGATTGTCTGCCGTTCATCAAGCTAGATGGCAACTACCGCCCGGTCTCGTTGCCTGAGGACACTCCGGACAATCAGGAGGGCCTGTCGCAGCTTCTCGAATACTCAAACGACAACATCTTCAATAAATTTGTGCACAACTACTATGCTCCGTTGTTGTTTCACCGCAGGGTGGTTAAATGGAGCCTGGTGTTTTTCGCACTACTGTTCGGCGTATCTCTGTCGTTGCTGCCAGGAATTGAGCTTGGATTTGATCAACGCATAGCCATCCCGTCCGATTCATATCTGATTGATTATTTCAACGCTGTCTACGATTATCTTGAGGTGGGACCTCCGATATACATGGTTGTGTCCTCGCTGGACGTTacaaagctggaaaaccagcAAAAGCTCTGCGGAAGATTCACTACTTGTGACGAGTACTCTCTGGTGAACGTTATGGAGCAGGAGTACAAGCGCGGGGAGCTGAGCACCGTTAGTGACCCTGTTACCAGCTGGATAGACGATTTTTTACTATGGCTCAACCCTGATCTCACAGATTGCTGTCGTTTGAAGAAATCGAATGAGTCCGAGTTTTGCACACCAAACATGCCCTCCAGACAATGTGCAGTATGCTACGAGGACAAAGAATGGAGCTTCAAGATGGAAGGCTTCCCTGAGAACGAAGATTTCATGCGTTTTTTCAATGAGTGGATTGAGTCGCCTTCTGACCCGTGTCCGCTGGGAGGAAAAGCTCCATACTCCAGCTCAATTTTGCAGGACGAAAATCGTGCGATTGTGCGGTCTGCATTCCGCACGTCGCATGTGCCGTTGAGGTCGCAAAACGACTTTATCAACGCATATCATCAGTCCCTACGCATAGTGAAGGAAGTTAAAACACGCATGAACTTGGACATCTTTGCATACTCGCCATTCTACATTTTCTTTACCCAGTACGAGACCATCGTTTCACTGACGTTCAGACTACTTGTCTCAGCGCTGATTCTCGTCTTCGTGACCAGTTCGTTCCTCCTTGGCTCGTTCCGAAATTCGACGATTCTTGTGGTGAACATTGTTTCGATCCTTGTCAACATTGGCGGGGCCATGGTCCTTGGTGGTATCTCGCTGAACGCCGTGTCGCTCGTCAACATCCTGATCTGTTTGGGCCTGTCGGTGGAATTCTCCATCCACCTGGTCAAGGCGTTCAATTtcaccgaggacgacgcCAAGTCAGACCCCTTTTCGAGAGCATACAACGCGCTGATTTTCATCGGGGGCTCGACTCTGAGCGGAATCACGCTGACGAAGTTTATTGGGATTATTGTCCTAGGTTTCACACGGTCCAAAATATTCCAGATCTACTATTTCCGCATGTGGTTCAGCCTGATCGTGCTGGCATCGATTCACTCCCTGGTGCTactgccgctgctgctgagcaTCTTTGGCGGAAAAGGCTACCAGGTCTCGAGCTTTGCCAACTCCAACAGTCCGGAGGTGGTGAGACGTCTACGTCAGGAGGAAAATGTGTCATAG
- a CDS encoding Deoxycytidylate deaminase, producing the protein MLIGITGTLYSGKSEVAAFLVSEYGFKYITVDGSPAEVHLQIFKRFDNESELIDFVTKNWYDNFVLTCITNNKFLQALLKRPFFLHVAIDASLINRFKRLKKTNASITLEQFALRSDEYRFGNNGEMLRILDQSEIRIINDGHTVQEFHDRLRNLNLLNQERLRPSWDAYFMRLADLAALRSNCMKRRVGCVLVRDSRILATGYNGTPRNVKNCNQGGCPRCNAGDSCGISLSTCLCLHAEENAILEAGRDRIGKSAILYCNTCPCLTCSIKIVQSGIEEVVYSQSYSMDELSSKVFQEAGIKLRQYILPLNGVVIL; encoded by the coding sequence ATGTTAATTGGCATTACAGGCACATTGTATTCGGGCAAGTCAGAAGTGGCGGCATTTCTGGTTAGCGAATATGGGTTCAAGTATATCACGGTGGACGGGTCACCTGCTGAAGTCCATCTTCAAATATTCAAAAGATTCGACAATGAGTCGGAACTGATCGATTTTGTGACCAAAAACTGGTACGATAACTTTGTTCTCACATGCATTACCAACAACAAGTTTCTCCAGGCCCTTTTGAAACGGCCCTTTTTCCTCCATGTGGCTATCGACGCGTCTCTAATCAACCGATTCAAAAGACTTAAAAAAACGAACGCGAGCATCACCTTGGAACAATTTGCACTGCGATCGGATGAATATAGATTCGGAAACAATGGCGAGATGTTGCGGATCCTTGACCAGTCGGAGATACGAATTATAAACGATGGGCACACGGTCCAGGAGTTTCACGATAGGCTTCGAAATCTGAATCTTCTGAATCAAGAACGGCTCAGACCCTCCTGGGACGCATATTTCATGAGGCTGGCAGATCTCGCTGCGCTGAGATCAAATTGCATGAAACGCAGAGTCGGCTGTGTGCTAGTCAGAGACAGTAGAATTTTGGCAACAGGTTACAACGGCACTCCACGTAACGTCAAGAACTGCAATCAGGGAGGCTGTCCAAGATGTAATGCTGGAGATTCATGTGgaatcagcttgtcgacctGTTTGTGTCTGCAcgcagaagaaaatgccATATTAGAGGCAGGTAGAGACAGAATAGGAAAAAGCGCTATCCTGTACTGCAATACCTGCCCATGTCTCACATGCTCTATAAAAATTGTTCAGAGCGGCATCGAAGAAGTGGTCTATTCCCAAAGCTATTCCATGGATGAACTGAGCTCTAAGGTTTTCCAAGAAGCGGGTATTAAGCTTCGACAATACATCTTGCCGCTCAACGGAGTCGTCATTTTATAG